The following proteins come from a genomic window of Candidatus Saccharibacteria bacterium oral taxon 488:
- a CDS encoding tyrosine--tRNA ligase: protein MQLSEELQWRGFWNQTTFTNDKLIDSENFTLYLGTDPSADSLHVGHLAVYMMVRHFLERGHKVFLLVGGGTGMIGDMRDTEERSLLSYAEIEYNKRALKTQVSQIFAGRDFTLVDNADWLGNLELIPFLRDIGKNFNMAELTAREFFKARISNGKGLSFAEFTYTLLQGYDFWHLFKHHGVNLQIGGSDQWGNLLSGVELIRKKENAEVYAMTAPLLINKSTGRKFGKSEGGAVWLDENKTSVYKFYQFWLNVDDESAIEYMKIFTMLDRDTIEAIAENHAVNPGARSAQKVLAREVTDIVHGVNRRESVERVTEVLFGGGDFRQLLDDDLDTLAKEIPRVDVGVGVIEALVVSGAVSSNGEARRLLKSGAISLNGEKLANDRAINNQSLLKKGKNTFILVAENMEGEE, encoded by the coding sequence ATGCAATTATCAGAGGAGCTACAGTGGCGCGGGTTTTGGAACCAAACCACATTCACCAATGACAAGCTTATCGATTCGGAGAATTTCACGCTCTATCTGGGGACAGATCCGTCGGCTGACAGTTTGCACGTCGGGCATTTGGCGGTCTACATGATGGTGCGGCATTTTTTGGAGCGCGGTCACAAGGTGTTTCTGCTGGTCGGTGGCGGCACCGGCATGATTGGCGATATGCGCGACACCGAGGAGCGGAGCCTGCTTTCGTATGCGGAAATTGAATACAACAAGCGAGCGTTGAAGACACAAGTGTCGCAAATTTTTGCGGGACGCGATTTTACCTTGGTGGACAATGCGGACTGGCTGGGCAATCTGGAACTGATTCCATTCCTCCGTGACATTGGCAAGAATTTCAACATGGCGGAATTGACCGCTCGCGAGTTTTTCAAAGCACGAATTAGTAACGGCAAAGGTCTGAGTTTTGCTGAATTTACCTACACCTTACTGCAGGGTTATGATTTTTGGCATCTGTTCAAGCATCACGGTGTCAATTTGCAAATCGGTGGTTCTGATCAATGGGGTAATTTGCTCTCAGGCGTGGAATTGATCCGCAAAAAAGAAAATGCCGAAGTTTACGCCATGACTGCGCCGTTACTCATCAACAAATCAACTGGGCGCAAATTTGGTAAATCCGAAGGTGGTGCCGTGTGGCTGGACGAAAACAAAACCAGCGTGTACAAGTTCTACCAATTCTGGCTGAACGTTGATGACGAAAGCGCCATCGAATACATGAAAATCTTCACCATGCTTGATCGTGATACCATTGAAGCTATCGCTGAAAACCACGCGGTCAACCCAGGTGCGCGCTCAGCACAGAAAGTCTTGGCGCGCGAAGTCACCGACATCGTCCACGGCGTCAATCGGCGCGAATCAGTGGAGCGGGTGACGGAAGTATTGTTTGGCGGCGGCGATTTTCGGCAACTGTTGGACGATGATTTGGACACCCTGGCCAAAGAAATTCCACGTGTTGATGTCGGCGTCGGCGTGATTGAAGCGTTGGTGGTCTCTGGTGCGGTCAGTTCTAACGGCGAGGCCAGACGCCTGCTCAAATCTGGCGCCATCAGCCTTAACGGCGAAAAACTGGCTAATGACCGAGCCATCAACAATCAATCTTTGTTGAAAAAAGGTAAAAATACGTTTATTCTAGTTGCAGAAAATATGGAAGGAGAGGAATAA
- a CDS encoding HAD-IIB family hydrolase, with amino-acid sequence MKKIIGFDLDDTLAITKSPISDRMADILGRLLENYEMCVITGGTFHQIKKQVIDRLDVQPELLQKFHAMPTCGTRYYRFDAADNEWKIQYANDLSDEQKTQITAVLEEVAREMGIWCDNPAGEIIEDRHSQITMSALGQQASPEDKYAWAEKYKDVRPVYRDKVAAKLPNLEVRIGGTTSTDITLPGIDKAYGIGKLLELNGWSKEEALFFGDKLQEGGNDFPVKQMGVDSIEVRGWEDTAYALEGINAVS; translated from the coding sequence ATGAAAAAAATTATCGGGTTTGATTTGGATGACACGCTAGCTATTACCAAGTCACCAATTAGCGATCGTATGGCAGATATCCTTGGTCGGTTGCTTGAAAACTATGAGATGTGTGTCATCACGGGCGGCACATTCCACCAGATTAAAAAGCAAGTGATTGACCGACTTGATGTTCAGCCCGAACTACTCCAAAAATTCCATGCAATGCCGACGTGCGGTACGAGGTATTATCGATTTGATGCTGCTGATAATGAATGGAAGATTCAATATGCGAACGATTTATCTGATGAGCAAAAAACTCAGATAACTGCAGTGCTGGAGGAGGTTGCTCGAGAGATGGGTATTTGGTGCGATAATCCTGCGGGTGAGATTATTGAGGATCGCCACAGCCAGATTACCATGTCGGCGCTGGGCCAACAGGCGTCGCCAGAGGATAAGTATGCCTGGGCGGAAAAGTACAAGGATGTCCGTCCGGTATATCGTGACAAGGTGGCGGCGAAACTACCAAATCTCGAAGTTAGGATTGGTGGTACGACTAGTACTGACATTACGCTGCCAGGAATTGATAAAGCCTATGGCATTGGTAAGCTGCTTGAGCTGAACGGCTGGTCAAAGGAAGAAGCGCTATTCTTTGGCGATAAATTACAGGAAGGCGGCAATGATTTTCCAGTCAAACAAATGGGCGTTGACTCAATAGAAGTAAGAGGTTGGGAAGACACCGCCTACGCGCTGGAAGGCATCAACGCCGTTTCCTAG